In Litorilinea aerophila, the following proteins share a genomic window:
- a CDS encoding HpcH/HpaI aldolase family protein: MRKNKLRELLNNNQPTIATHIHSTWPSVIEAIGHTGMFDYVEFVAEYVPFDLYDLDNMCRAAELYDLGMMIKVDYEPHRFLAQRAVGSGFGSVLFADCHNVEEARECILSVRPDTPEDGGSFGVGTRRHTYMGYGGSPDYVQALRDVVVVLMIEKKGAVEQLEEILALPGLDMIQWGGSDYSMSVGKAGQRQSDEIREIERYVFETAIKRGIPPRAEIATPAQAEYYLEMGVRHFCMNTDLFILYQWWKENGQTLRRMVESA, from the coding sequence ATGCGCAAAAACAAACTTCGTGAACTTCTGAATAACAACCAGCCCACCATCGCCACCCACATCCACAGCACCTGGCCCTCCGTCATCGAAGCCATCGGCCACACGGGAATGTTCGACTACGTGGAATTTGTGGCCGAATACGTCCCCTTCGACCTCTATGACCTGGACAACATGTGCCGCGCTGCCGAACTCTACGACCTGGGCATGATGATCAAGGTGGACTACGAGCCCCACCGCTTCCTGGCCCAGCGGGCCGTCGGCTCCGGCTTCGGCAGCGTCCTCTTCGCCGATTGCCACAACGTGGAAGAGGCGCGCGAGTGCATCCTCTCGGTGCGGCCGGATACGCCCGAAGATGGCGGCAGCTTCGGCGTGGGCACCCGCCGCCACACCTACATGGGCTACGGCGGCAGCCCCGATTATGTCCAGGCCCTGCGGGATGTGGTGGTGGTGCTGATGATTGAAAAGAAGGGCGCCGTGGAGCAACTGGAGGAGATCCTGGCCCTGCCCGGGCTGGACATGATCCAGTGGGGCGGCTCCGACTACAGCATGAGCGTGGGCAAGGCCGGCCAACGCCAGTCCGACGAAATCCGGGAAATCGAGCGCTACGTATTCGAAACGGCCATCAAGCGAGGCATCCCCCCCCGGGCCGAAATTGCTACACCGGCCCAGGCCGAATACTACCTGGAAATGGGGGTGCGCCACTTCTGCATGAACACCGACCTCTTCATTCTTTACCAGTGGTGGAAAGAAAACGGCCAGACCCTGCGCCGCATGGTGGAAAGCGCCTGA
- a CDS encoding response regulator: MAANRDNKLMREVRDALTHLYDYAYLETHPLAARLVARSMAGGRTRAQETRRILLDAIELLNPGDNIPWRAPQRRAYTILFGLYVEGQDAQTLANALGIGGRQLRRDRASALAALANILRDRYLAAPATGTASAGAESLDAESQRLAQQRESINVARFIARLLPILEELARGRQVQLASRIAPRFPVLQLNATLLRQILLSLASQIIVHHPVTSLTFVARQQGDIPRIGLVPGYRSHVSLSAAKVAAGLPELESVQTMIAAAGGQLRCEASVLWVVLPRPPRRTVLVVDDKPELFELFKRYLADQPYQLLHAAGVDQALSLVRSGAPDIVVLDLMMPDRDGWEFLQAMRQDPVHEHLPVIICSVLHEPELAFSLGAQLVLKKPVGASDLLRALKAVAPPA; this comes from the coding sequence ATGGCCGCAAACCGCGATAATAAATTGATGCGTGAGGTTCGCGATGCCTTAACCCACCTATACGATTACGCCTACCTGGAAACCCATCCCCTGGCGGCGCGGCTGGTCGCCAGGAGCATGGCGGGAGGGCGCACTCGCGCGCAGGAAACGCGACGCATTCTGTTGGATGCCATTGAACTGCTCAATCCCGGCGACAATATTCCCTGGCGTGCGCCGCAACGCCGCGCCTACACGATTCTATTTGGGCTCTACGTTGAAGGACAGGATGCGCAGACCCTCGCTAATGCTTTGGGGATTGGCGGCCGTCAACTCCGCCGCGATCGGGCGAGTGCCCTCGCCGCCCTAGCCAATATCCTGCGCGATCGCTATCTGGCTGCACCGGCCACCGGGACCGCCTCCGCCGGCGCGGAGAGCCTCGACGCCGAGAGCCAGCGGCTGGCCCAGCAGCGGGAATCCATCAATGTAGCCCGATTTATCGCCAGGTTACTTCCAATCCTGGAAGAACTGGCCCGTGGCCGACAGGTCCAGCTGGCCTCCCGGATCGCACCACGATTCCCGGTCCTCCAGTTGAACGCCACGCTGCTACGCCAGATTCTCCTCAGCCTCGCCAGCCAGATCATCGTCCATCATCCCGTGACATCACTGACTTTCGTTGCGCGTCAGCAAGGAGACATCCCGCGCATCGGCCTTGTTCCTGGCTACCGGTCCCATGTATCCCTGTCGGCGGCGAAGGTGGCCGCTGGACTTCCGGAGCTGGAATCGGTGCAGACTATGATAGCCGCTGCCGGCGGTCAACTGCGTTGCGAGGCATCTGTACTTTGGGTGGTGCTGCCGCGTCCGCCGCGGCGTACCGTCCTGGTGGTAGACGATAAGCCGGAACTGTTTGAACTGTTCAAACGCTATCTGGCGGACCAGCCCTATCAGCTTCTCCATGCCGCGGGTGTAGATCAGGCGCTTTCATTGGTGCGCTCCGGGGCTCCGGATATCGTTGTGCTGGATCTGATGATGCCCGACCGTGATGGGTGGGAATTTTTGCAGGCCATGCGCCAGGATCCAGTACACGAGCACCTGCCGGTGATTATCTGTAGCGTGTTGCACGAACCGGAGCTGGCCTTCTCCCTGGGTGCCCAACTGGTGCTCAAGAAGCCGGTCGGGGCGTCTGATTTGCTGCGCGCATTGAAGGCAGTGGCGCCGCCGGCTTAG
- a CDS encoding thioesterase family protein → MSRWLASTCRLGKHVAATPVSLTVRAQATLTQVEGRMLTFQVMAHGDVEQVAQGNHRRVQVQTTRLVQKAITKQTTSSHRTRSGRWQIAGYLYRAEADGVLGYS, encoded by the coding sequence ATGTCACGTTGGTTGGCGTCCACGTGTAGATTAGGTAAGCATGTGGCTGCCACGCCAGTGAGTCTGACGGTGCGGGCCCAGGCGACCCTCACCCAGGTGGAAGGTCGGATGTTGACCTTTCAAGTCATGGCGCATGGCGATGTCGAGCAGGTCGCCCAGGGAAATCACCGTCGTGTCCAGGTCCAGACCACCCGACTCGTGCAGAAAGCCATAACGAAACAGACGACATCGTCGCATCGAACGCGCTCTGGCCGCTGGCAAATCGCCGGGTATCTTTATCGGGCGGAAGCGGACGGAGTTTTGGGGTATTCCTGA
- a CDS encoding ABC transporter substrate-binding protein: protein MTESGRAARLLVIALILTLVLAACGGGAEAPPAEEAAPAQQAGTAQEAAPAEQAQATAPAEGEAVHEAPMLHEKVLAGELPPLSERIPAEPLVIEPYGEIGQYGGTWHRFDTSTNGNHLVMAMYAYSPVHWVRDGLDKRPGLAKGWDSNEDKTEWTLYFREGTKWSDGEPFTVDDFLFWWEDMVLNPDHPDVPPDYLISGGKMAQVTKIDDYTLKFTFAAPSPLFIDRLAMWPNGLIPANEKLFVPKHYVSQFHPKYNSEYTTFEVMDEKLDWRVNPEAPVLNPWMPVQYEPGSRLILERNPYYYAVDTAGNQLPYIDRVDVTYIESLEVSKLKVTGGEQEFCGRPCRDQPLSELSIFRDAEQTVGLKTDLWDGGGGTGSMVYLNWTHQDPDKRALYHDRNFRLALSHAIDREKVQKTVYFGTGEQTTGTMSPKAIEFNRTPEGQELYRQWRDLAVTYDPDKARELLDAAGAVDQDGDGWRDLPNGKELVLRIDLSATAAANREHSLVLEIIKENWEDVGLQVSINPVPDEQLAVMQDNSEIDVRGGWGVGDGPNFLVFPNWVVPVDNDRWAPLYGAWYKVIGTDKEGTELDKDPLERNPPREEPAQDDPVWKLWEAYNQARIEPDDEKREQLVFDIIRTHIEDGPFFIGTVGNIPTIVAYLDFVGNVPTREQLGTGGFTGPWIMSYFGAVYPEQFYFKSGQ from the coding sequence ATGACGGAGAGTGGTCGAGCCGCAAGGCTCCTGGTTATCGCCCTGATCCTGACGCTGGTGTTGGCCGCCTGTGGCGGCGGCGCCGAAGCCCCACCTGCAGAAGAGGCCGCCCCGGCCCAACAGGCCGGCACCGCCCAAGAGGCCGCGCCGGCTGAACAGGCCCAGGCCACCGCCCCCGCCGAGGGCGAAGCCGTCCACGAAGCCCCCATGCTCCACGAAAAGGTCCTGGCCGGCGAACTCCCCCCCCTCAGCGAGCGCATCCCCGCCGAGCCCCTGGTCATCGAGCCCTACGGCGAAATCGGCCAGTACGGCGGCACCTGGCACCGCTTCGACACCTCCACCAACGGCAATCACCTGGTCATGGCCATGTACGCCTACTCCCCGGTCCACTGGGTGCGGGATGGCCTGGACAAGCGCCCCGGCCTGGCCAAGGGCTGGGATTCCAATGAGGACAAGACCGAGTGGACCCTCTACTTCCGGGAGGGCACCAAGTGGTCCGACGGCGAACCCTTCACCGTGGACGACTTCCTCTTCTGGTGGGAGGACATGGTCCTCAACCCGGACCACCCGGATGTACCGCCCGATTATCTGATCTCCGGCGGCAAGATGGCCCAGGTGACCAAGATCGACGACTACACCCTGAAGTTCACCTTCGCCGCGCCCTCCCCCCTCTTCATCGACCGCCTGGCCATGTGGCCCAACGGGCTCATCCCGGCCAACGAGAAGCTCTTCGTGCCCAAGCACTACGTCTCCCAGTTCCACCCCAAGTACAACAGCGAGTACACCACCTTCGAGGTGATGGATGAGAAGCTGGACTGGCGGGTCAACCCCGAGGCGCCGGTGCTCAACCCCTGGATGCCCGTCCAGTATGAACCGGGCAGCCGGCTCATCCTGGAGCGCAACCCCTACTACTACGCGGTGGACACCGCCGGCAACCAGCTCCCCTACATCGACCGGGTGGACGTGACCTACATCGAAAGCCTGGAGGTCTCTAAGCTCAAGGTCACCGGCGGCGAGCAGGAGTTCTGTGGCCGGCCCTGCCGTGACCAGCCCCTGAGCGAACTCTCCATCTTCCGGGATGCAGAGCAGACCGTGGGCCTGAAGACGGATCTGTGGGATGGCGGCGGCGGCACCGGCTCCATGGTCTACCTGAACTGGACCCACCAGGATCCGGACAAGCGGGCCTTGTACCACGACCGCAACTTCCGCCTGGCCCTCTCCCACGCCATCGACCGGGAGAAGGTGCAGAAGACGGTCTACTTTGGCACGGGTGAGCAGACCACCGGCACCATGAGCCCCAAGGCCATCGAGTTCAACCGCACCCCCGAGGGCCAGGAGCTCTACCGCCAGTGGCGAGACCTGGCCGTCACCTACGACCCTGACAAGGCCCGGGAGCTGCTGGACGCCGCGGGGGCCGTGGACCAGGATGGCGACGGCTGGCGGGATCTGCCCAACGGCAAGGAGCTGGTCTTGCGCATCGACCTGAGCGCCACGGCAGCCGCCAACCGGGAGCACAGCCTGGTGCTGGAGATCATCAAGGAGAATTGGGAGGATGTGGGCCTGCAGGTGAGCATCAACCCGGTGCCCGATGAGCAGCTGGCCGTCATGCAGGACAACTCCGAGATCGACGTGCGCGGCGGCTGGGGTGTGGGCGACGGTCCCAACTTCCTGGTCTTCCCCAACTGGGTCGTCCCGGTGGACAACGACCGCTGGGCGCCCCTCTACGGCGCCTGGTACAAGGTGATCGGCACCGACAAGGAAGGCACCGAGCTGGACAAGGATCCCCTGGAGCGCAACCCGCCCCGGGAAGAGCCGGCCCAGGATGACCCCGTCTGGAAGCTGTGGGAAGCCTACAACCAGGCCCGCATCGAGCCGGACGACGAGAAGCGGGAGCAGCTGGTCTTCGACATCATCCGCACCCACATCGAGGACGGTCCCTTCTTCATCGGCACCGTGGGCAACATCCCTACCATCGTGGCCTACCTGGACTTCGTGGGCAACGTGCCCACCCGGGAGCAGTTGGGCACCGGCGGCTTCACCGGCCCGTGGATCATGTCCTACTTCGGGGCGGTCTATCCGGAGCAGTTCTATTTCAAGAGCGGGCAGTAA
- a CDS encoding ABC transporter ATP-binding protein: MPTTSDIILRVSQLHVHFQTESGTIRALDGVDFTVERGKVLGIVGESGCGKSVTAQCILNMVPRPGRIVSGEITYYRRSEGLDGQVEEVKITDLHPRSRQMRDIRGNEIAMIFQEPMTSLDPLYTVGNHLLEAITLHQKVSKKEARERGIEALARVQLPEPHRIFDSYPHQLSGGMRQRVMIAIALSCNPALLIADEPTTALDVTTQAQILELMAELQEETGMSIIFITHDLGVVAEMCDDVAVMYLGKVVEKTDVDSAFYDPKHPYTQALLRSIPRIEEQSHTRLAVIRGSVPDPSVVPAGCPFHPRCPEFMPGICNRIEPPPIRLDRQEVRCLLYGGYDPATLEPTPATEER; encoded by the coding sequence ATGCCTACCACTTCGGACATCATCCTACGCGTGAGCCAGCTTCACGTGCATTTCCAGACCGAAAGCGGCACCATCCGCGCCCTGGATGGCGTGGACTTCACCGTGGAGCGGGGGAAGGTGCTGGGCATCGTGGGGGAAAGTGGCTGTGGCAAGAGCGTCACCGCCCAGTGCATCCTCAACATGGTGCCCCGGCCCGGCCGCATCGTGAGTGGCGAAATCACCTACTACCGCCGCAGTGAGGGCCTGGATGGCCAGGTGGAGGAGGTCAAGATCACCGACCTGCACCCCCGCAGCCGCCAGATGCGGGACATCCGGGGCAATGAGATCGCCATGATCTTCCAGGAGCCCATGACCTCCCTGGATCCCCTCTACACCGTGGGCAACCACCTGCTGGAGGCCATCACCCTGCACCAGAAGGTCTCCAAGAAGGAGGCCCGGGAACGGGGCATCGAGGCGCTGGCCCGGGTCCAGCTCCCGGAGCCCCACCGCATCTTCGACAGCTATCCCCACCAGCTCAGCGGCGGCATGCGCCAGCGGGTGATGATCGCCATCGCCCTGAGCTGTAACCCGGCCCTCCTCATCGCCGATGAGCCCACCACCGCCCTGGACGTCACCACCCAGGCCCAGATCCTGGAGCTGATGGCGGAGCTGCAGGAAGAGACCGGCATGAGCATCATCTTCATCACCCACGACCTGGGCGTGGTCGCCGAGATGTGCGACGACGTGGCGGTCATGTATCTGGGCAAGGTGGTGGAGAAGACCGACGTGGACTCCGCGTTCTATGACCCCAAGCACCCCTACACCCAGGCGCTGCTGCGATCCATCCCCCGCATCGAAGAGCAGAGCCATACCCGCCTGGCCGTGATCCGGGGGAGCGTGCCGGATCCGTCGGTGGTGCCGGCGGGCTGCCCCTTCCACCCCCGCTGCCCCGAGTTCATGCCCGGCATCTGCAATCGCATCGAGCCGCCGCCCATTCGCCTGGATCGGCAGGAGGTACGCTGCCTGCTGTACGGCGGCTATGACCCGGCCACCCTGGAGCCCACGCCCGCGACGGAGGAACGATAG
- a CDS encoding ABC transporter permease, protein MAEQVARVSTPYEEETLPPSPTLEAAEDVAADIGQLSVWRLMWRRFLRNRLAVAGSILLILLYILVIFADFFAPYDHLKVNEDYVLRAPQRLRFFDEEGNFHLRPFVYGTTTELDTHDLVWVHKDDPSQIYPIRFFVHGKPYKLLGLFETDIHLYGVDEPGTIFLLGTDRLGRDVFSRILFGGRVSLSVGLIGVTLTIIFGSILGTVSGYFGGIVDTVMQRIIELLMSFPDIALWAALAAALPHDMSTVTRFFFISIILSFIGWTGLARQVRAKVLAYREMDYTNAARAAGASHTRIILVHMLPNALSHIIVVATLAIPGMILAETALSFLGLGIQPPMVSWGTLLQDAQTVSVVVKNPWLMIPGAFVIVAVLCFNFVGDGFRDAADPFAI, encoded by the coding sequence ATGGCTGAACAAGTGGCACGGGTTTCTACGCCCTACGAAGAGGAGACATTGCCGCCTTCCCCTACCCTGGAAGCGGCCGAGGATGTGGCTGCCGATATCGGCCAGCTTTCGGTCTGGCGGCTCATGTGGCGGCGCTTTCTGCGCAACCGCCTGGCCGTGGCCGGGAGCATCCTGCTGATCCTCCTCTACATCCTGGTGATCTTCGCCGACTTTTTCGCCCCCTACGATCACCTGAAGGTGAACGAGGATTATGTGCTGCGCGCGCCCCAGCGGCTCCGCTTTTTCGACGAAGAGGGCAACTTCCACCTGCGCCCCTTCGTCTACGGCACCACGACGGAGCTGGACACCCACGACCTGGTCTGGGTTCATAAAGATGATCCCAGCCAGATCTACCCAATCCGCTTTTTTGTCCACGGGAAGCCCTACAAGCTGCTGGGCCTCTTCGAGACCGACATCCACCTCTACGGTGTGGATGAGCCGGGCACCATCTTCCTCCTGGGCACCGACCGGCTGGGCCGGGATGTCTTCTCCCGCATCCTCTTCGGCGGCCGGGTTTCCCTGAGCGTGGGGCTCATCGGCGTGACCCTCACCATCATCTTCGGGTCCATCCTGGGCACCGTGTCAGGCTACTTCGGCGGCATCGTGGACACGGTGATGCAGCGCATCATCGAGCTGCTCATGTCCTTCCCGGACATTGCCCTGTGGGCCGCGCTGGCTGCCGCGCTGCCCCACGACATGTCCACGGTCACCCGCTTCTTCTTCATCTCCATCATCCTCTCCTTCATCGGCTGGACCGGGCTGGCTCGCCAGGTGCGGGCCAAGGTGCTGGCCTACCGGGAGATGGACTACACCAACGCAGCCCGGGCCGCCGGCGCCTCCCACACCCGCATCATCCTGGTCCACATGTTGCCCAACGCCCTCAGCCACATCATCGTGGTGGCCACCCTGGCCATCCCCGGCATGATCCTGGCCGAGACGGCCCTGAGCTTCCTGGGCCTGGGCATCCAGCCGCCCATGGTGAGCTGGGGAACCCTCCTCCAGGATGCCCAAACGGTGAGCGTGGTGGTGAAGAACCCGTGGCTGATGATCCCGGGCGCCTTTGTGATCGTCGCCGTCCTCTGCTTCAACTTCGTGGGCGACGGCTTCCGGGATGCCGCCGATCCCTTTGCGATCTAA
- a CDS encoding ABC transporter permease, translated as MVGYFIRRFLYMLTTLVFISILGFVIINLPPGSYLEVYQMQRQIQGTSTAEAELEAIKRRYGLDKPIYVQYWKWATGFVRGDFGRSFQYNREVKDLIWERLGFTALISISTLLFTWAVAIPIGIYSATNQYKLGDNIATIIGMAGLSIPNFMLALTLMVIAQRFFGQSVGGLFSREYVDAPWSLAKVMDMLSHLWVPVVVVGTAGTAGLMRMMRGNLLDILNMQYVQAARARGLPEYKVILKHAVRNAIHPLIMLLGMSLPSIISGSLVVSIVLSLPTTGPLYFNALRQQDMYLAGTFLMFLSIMLVLGNFLADILLAIIDPRIRYE; from the coding sequence ATGGTCGGTTATTTCATCCGTCGATTTCTCTACATGCTGACCACCCTGGTCTTCATCTCCATCCTCGGCTTCGTGATCATCAACCTGCCGCCGGGGAGCTATCTGGAAGTGTATCAGATGCAGCGGCAGATCCAGGGCACCTCCACCGCCGAGGCAGAGCTGGAGGCCATCAAGCGTCGCTACGGCCTGGACAAGCCCATCTACGTCCAATATTGGAAGTGGGCCACGGGTTTTGTTCGGGGAGATTTTGGCCGTTCCTTCCAATACAATCGAGAAGTCAAAGACCTGATCTGGGAACGGCTGGGCTTTACAGCCCTGATCTCCATCTCCACCCTGCTTTTTACGTGGGCAGTGGCCATTCCCATCGGCATCTATTCAGCCACCAACCAATACAAACTGGGGGATAACATCGCCACCATTATCGGCATGGCGGGGCTCTCCATCCCCAACTTTATGCTGGCGCTGACGTTGATGGTCATTGCCCAGCGCTTCTTCGGCCAGTCGGTAGGGGGGCTCTTCTCCAGGGAATATGTGGACGCGCCCTGGAGCCTGGCCAAGGTGATGGACATGCTCAGCCACCTGTGGGTGCCGGTGGTGGTGGTCGGCACCGCGGGCACCGCGGGCCTGATGCGCATGATGCGGGGCAACCTGCTGGACATCCTGAACATGCAGTACGTCCAGGCGGCCCGGGCCCGGGGGCTCCCCGAATACAAGGTGATCCTGAAACATGCGGTGCGCAACGCCATTCACCCCCTCATCATGCTCCTGGGCATGAGCCTGCCCTCCATCATCTCCGGCTCCCTGGTGGTCTCCATCGTCCTCAGCCTGCCCACCACCGGCCCGCTCTACTTCAATGCCCTGCGCCAGCAGGACATGTACCTGGCCGGCACCTTCCTGATGTTCCTTTCCATCATGCTGGTGCTGGGCAACTTCCTGGCCGATATCCTGCTGGCCATCATCGACCCGCGCATTCGGTACGAGTAG
- a CDS encoding ABC transporter substrate-binding protein — MNHWRRYLLLAICSALVLVLAACAGGAAEQPAAEAPPAAQEAAPAEQAQATAPAEGEAVHEAPMLHEKVLAGELPPLSERIPAEPLVIEPFGEIGQYGGTWHRFDTSTNGDHLTMAMYGYSPVHWLRDGLDKRPGLAKGWDFNEDKTEWTLYFREGTKWSDGEPFTVDDFLFWWEDMVLNPDHPDSPPDYLISGGKVAQISKVDDYTLKFTFAAPSPLFIDRLAMWPNGMVPASEKLFVPKHYVSQFHPKYNSEYTTFEVMDEKLDWRVNPETPVLNPWMPVQYEPGSRLILERNPYYYAVDTAGNQLPYIDRVDVTYVEDLEVSKLKVIGGEQEFCGRPCKYQPLSELSVFRDAEQTVGLKTVLWDGGSGTGSLVYPNWTHQDPEKREVYRNRNFRLALSHAIDRPQIQKVVYFGTGEQTTGTMSPKAIEFNRTPEGQELYRQWRDLAVEYNPEKAMALLDEAGVVDQDGDGWRDLPSGKPLNLRIDISATASDEHVLVDQIIKENWEAVGLKTSINPVPGEQLSVMQDNSEIDIRGAWEVGDGPNFLVFPNWVVPIGNDRWAPLYGAWYSTLGTDKEGTELDKDPLERNPPREEPDPDDPVVRLWNLYDQARVEPDDEKREQLVFDIIRTHIEEGPFFIGTVSNIPTIVAYLDFVGNVPTREQLGTGGFTNPWIMVYFGAVFPEQFYFKNQ; from the coding sequence ATGAACCACTGGAGAAGATACCTCCTGCTGGCCATCTGCTCAGCCCTGGTGCTGGTGTTGGCCGCCTGCGCCGGTGGCGCTGCAGAACAGCCCGCGGCCGAGGCGCCACCCGCCGCGCAGGAAGCCGCGCCGGCTGAACAGGCCCAGGCCACCGCCCCTGCCGAGGGCGAAGCCGTCCACGAAGCCCCCATGCTCCACGAAAAGGTCCTGGCCGGCGAACTCCCCCCCCTCAGCGAGCGCATCCCCGCCGAGCCCCTGGTCATTGAACCCTTCGGCGAAATCGGCCAGTACGGCGGCACCTGGCACCGCTTCGACACCTCCACCAATGGCGACCACCTGACCATGGCCATGTATGGCTACTCCCCGGTCCACTGGCTGCGGGATGGCCTGGACAAGCGCCCCGGCCTGGCCAAGGGTTGGGACTTCAACGAGGACAAGACCGAGTGGACCCTCTACTTCCGGGAGGGCACCAAGTGGTCCGACGGCGAACCCTTCACCGTGGACGACTTCCTCTTCTGGTGGGAGGACATGGTCCTCAACCCGGACCACCCGGACAGCCCTCCAGACTACTTGATCTCCGGCGGCAAGGTAGCCCAGATCTCGAAGGTGGACGACTACACCCTGAAGTTCACCTTCGCCGCGCCCTCCCCCCTCTTCATCGACCGCCTGGCCATGTGGCCCAACGGCATGGTGCCGGCCAGCGAGAAGCTCTTCGTGCCCAAGCACTACGTCTCCCAGTTCCACCCCAAGTACAACAGCGAGTACACCACCTTCGAGGTGATGGATGAGAAGCTGGACTGGCGGGTCAACCCCGAGACGCCGGTGCTCAACCCCTGGATGCCCGTCCAGTATGAACCGGGCAGCCGGCTCATCCTGGAGCGCAACCCCTACTACTACGCGGTGGACACCGCCGGCAACCAGCTCCCCTACATCGACCGGGTGGATGTGACCTACGTGGAGGATCTGGAGGTCTCCAAGCTCAAGGTCATCGGCGGCGAGCAGGAGTTCTGCGGCCGGCCGTGCAAGTATCAGCCTCTGAGCGAGCTCTCCGTCTTCCGGGATGCAGAGCAGACCGTGGGCCTGAAGACCGTCCTCTGGGACGGTGGCTCCGGCACCGGTTCCCTGGTCTACCCCAACTGGACCCACCAGGACCCGGAGAAGCGGGAAGTCTACCGCAACCGCAACTTCCGCCTGGCCCTCTCCCATGCCATCGACCGGCCCCAGATCCAGAAGGTGGTCTACTTTGGCACGGGTGAGCAGACCACCGGCACCATGAGCCCCAAGGCCATCGAGTTCAACCGCACCCCCGAGGGCCAGGAGCTCTACCGCCAGTGGCGAGACCTGGCCGTGGAATACAACCCGGAGAAGGCCATGGCCCTCCTGGATGAGGCCGGCGTGGTGGATCAGGATGGCGACGGCTGGCGGGATCTGCCCAGCGGCAAGCCCCTGAACCTGCGCATCGACATCAGCGCCACCGCTTCCGATGAGCATGTGCTGGTGGATCAGATCATCAAGGAGAACTGGGAGGCCGTGGGCCTCAAGACCAGCATCAACCCGGTGCCCGGTGAGCAATTGAGCGTCATGCAGGACAACTCCGAGATCGACATCCGCGGCGCCTGGGAAGTGGGCGACGGCCCCAACTTCCTGGTCTTCCCCAACTGGGTCGTGCCCATCGGCAACGACCGCTGGGCGCCCCTCTACGGCGCCTGGTACAGCACCCTGGGCACCGACAAGGAAGGCACCGAGCTGGACAAGGATCCCCTGGAGCGCAACCCGCCCCGGGAAGAGCCCGATCCGGATGATCCGGTGGTCCGCCTCTGGAACCTGTACGACCAGGCTCGGGTGGAGCCGGACGACGAGAAGCGGGAGCAGCTGGTCTTCGACATCATCCGCACCCACATTGAAGAAGGTCCCTTCTTCATCGGCACCGTCTCCAACATCCCTACCATCGTGGCCTACCTGGACTTCGTGGGCAATGTCCCCACCCGGGAGCAGTTGGGCACGGGCGGCTTCACCAATCCGTGGATCATGGTCTACTTCGGCGCGGTCTTCCCCGAGCAGTTCTACTTCAAGAACCAGTAA
- a CDS encoding ABC transporter ATP-binding protein has product MANASTLEQTQTRQEHGRGPLLEVKNLKMYFPIKRGFLRRTVGYVKAVDGVSFTINRGETFGLVGESGCGKSTTGRCIMRLLDITDGEIIFHHRTQGPIHVEQLGPEEMRTIRREMQIMFQDPYSSLNPRLTLKHIVGEPLIINRVARGRELEQRVAQLLRSVGLSPEYMNRYPHAFSGGQRQRIGLARALALNPEFIVLDEPVSALDVSVQAQVLNLIEDLQEQFNLTYLFIAHNMSVIKHICDKVAVMYVGKIAEMAETEELFSNPLHPYTEALLSAIPKPDPRRKRQRIVLEGDVPNPANPPSGCYFHPRCPYAEPICSREEPALREVKPGHFASCHFAGELKLSGAL; this is encoded by the coding sequence ATGGCCAATGCAAGCACGCTGGAACAGACCCAAACCCGGCAGGAACACGGGCGCGGCCCCCTGCTGGAGGTGAAAAACCTGAAGATGTACTTCCCCATCAAACGGGGCTTCCTGCGCCGGACCGTGGGCTATGTCAAGGCGGTGGACGGCGTCAGCTTCACCATCAACCGGGGCGAAACCTTCGGCCTGGTGGGGGAGAGCGGCTGTGGGAAGAGCACCACCGGCCGCTGCATCATGCGCCTGCTGGACATCACCGACGGCGAGATCATCTTCCACCACCGAACCCAGGGCCCCATCCACGTGGAACAGCTGGGGCCGGAGGAGATGCGCACCATCCGCCGGGAAATGCAGATCATGTTCCAGGACCCCTATTCGTCCCTGAACCCCCGGCTGACCCTGAAACACATCGTGGGCGAACCCCTGATCATCAACCGGGTGGCCCGGGGCCGGGAGCTGGAACAGCGGGTGGCCCAGTTGCTGCGCTCTGTGGGCCTCAGCCCCGAATACATGAACCGCTACCCCCACGCCTTCAGCGGCGGCCAGCGCCAGCGCATCGGCCTGGCCCGGGCCCTGGCCCTGAACCCCGAGTTCATCGTCCTGGACGAACCGGTCTCCGCCCTGGACGTCTCGGTCCAGGCCCAGGTGCTCAACCTGATCGAAGACCTGCAGGAGCAGTTCAACCTGACCTACCTCTTCATTGCCCACAACATGAGCGTCATCAAGCACATCTGCGACAAGGTGGCGGTCATGTACGTGGGCAAAATTGCGGAAATGGCCGAGACGGAGGAGCTCTTCAGCAACCCGCTCCACCCATACACGGAAGCCCTGCTCTCGGCCATCCCCAAGCCGGATCCCCGGCGCAAGCGGCAGCGCATCGTGCTGGAAGGGGATGTGCCCAACCCGGCCAACCCGCCCAGCGGCTGCTACTTCCATCCCCGCTGCCCCTACGCCGAGCCCATCTGCTCCCGGGAAGAACCGGCCCTGCGGGAGGTCAAGCCGGGCCACTTCGCCAGTTGTCACTTCGCCGGCGAGCTGAAGCTGTCCGGCGCCCTCTAA